In one window of Bacteriovorax sp. BAL6_X DNA:
- a CDS encoding M48 family metallopeptidase — translation MKRMVNIATLMTLALLVSCNTEKISKIKFIHALEGESLSGEMKINGQELNLSGSAEESFEVKPMYPRKLKLKLDYNHGPELNKLSATEINMEFEVRNYDSEEGSVDLRKAGTVKLQGDKLKLTNCTNTVDFKVNGDELVVDMSKFKSLASCKVVGKYNNYNRIGEEGRLHNGFGRNFFKFATDSQFGKDAAYEIVNNFSRYIYQDGEMAEYLKTMISKIAKSSDMPDVEPKVFFINAPIENAFALPGGYVFVFRGLIDSLETEAELAGVLGHEWAHVTERHGTESVTRNLKSIATKFVGAGFVWANFGILGGAATYYVYDKLEDIPLMGFSRIQELEADKLGVQYAYKAGYSPYGLGKYFSSVPDYDETFFQAITSSHPKSSTRVEKIEELIFNYIPYDSSLVVTSTEYEKAKESIDELQAMPPYVVRQLMVSMGALVESSIKKSVRKKLKLDHKLEER, via the coding sequence ATGAAAAGAATGGTCAATATTGCGACGTTAATGACACTTGCATTACTTGTGTCATGTAATACTGAAAAAATATCGAAGATAAAATTTATCCATGCTCTAGAAGGTGAGTCTCTTTCTGGTGAAATGAAAATCAACGGCCAAGAGCTAAATCTATCTGGATCAGCGGAAGAATCATTTGAAGTTAAACCAATGTATCCAAGAAAGTTAAAGTTAAAGCTAGATTATAATCATGGCCCAGAGCTTAATAAACTTTCAGCAACTGAAATTAATATGGAATTTGAAGTACGTAATTACGACTCTGAAGAGGGAAGTGTTGATCTAAGAAAAGCAGGAACTGTAAAGCTTCAAGGTGATAAGCTTAAGCTAACAAATTGTACTAACACAGTTGATTTCAAAGTGAATGGTGATGAACTTGTAGTTGATATGTCGAAATTCAAAAGTCTTGCATCTTGTAAAGTAGTAGGAAAGTACAATAACTATAATCGTATTGGCGAAGAAGGTCGTCTACACAATGGTTTTGGACGAAACTTCTTTAAATTTGCAACTGATTCGCAGTTTGGGAAGGACGCTGCCTACGAAATTGTAAATAACTTCTCACGCTATATTTATCAAGATGGTGAAATGGCCGAGTACTTAAAAACAATGATTTCAAAAATCGCGAAATCATCTGATATGCCAGATGTTGAGCCAAAGGTTTTCTTTATTAATGCACCAATTGAAAATGCATTTGCTCTACCTGGTGGATATGTTTTTGTCTTTAGAGGTTTAATTGACTCTCTAGAAACTGAAGCAGAGCTTGCAGGTGTTTTAGGACACGAATGGGCACACGTAACTGAAAGACACGGTACTGAGTCTGTTACTAGAAATCTAAAGTCAATTGCTACTAAGTTTGTTGGTGCAGGATTTGTTTGGGCAAACTTTGGAATTCTTGGTGGTGCAGCAACTTACTATGTTTATGATAAGTTAGAAGATATTCCGCTTATGGGGTTTAGCCGTATTCAAGAACTTGAAGCCGATAAGCTAGGTGTTCAGTATGCTTATAAAGCAGGATATTCTCCTTATGGACTTGGTAAGTACTTCTCATCAGTTCCTGATTATGATGAGACTTTCTTCCAAGCAATTACTTCGAGTCACCCGAAATCATCAACTCGTGTAGAAAAAATTGAAGAGTTAATCTTTAATTATATTCCGTATGATTCTTCTCTTGTTGTGACAAGTACTGAGTATGAAAAAGCAAAAGAGTCGATCGATGAATTACAGGCTATGCCACCATATGTTGTAAGACAGCTAATGGTTTCGATGGGCGCACTTGTTGAATCAAGTATTAAAAAGAGTGTACGTAAGAAATTAAAACTAGATCACAAATTAGAAGAACGATAG
- a CDS encoding tail fiber domain-containing protein, giving the protein MYVSRILIFILAFSLSFLSLNLHASTSKLGYSGRLVQSNGTPITGTPNLQFDLFYSNDLSTVVATQTINSVPLSNGIYTVELDFAGIATVINTIPVGETLVIRVTDTTNSIVFDYQNILANPISVYANHAALAEAIVNDAVTPDSVDFNGACAPGQVVSVNASNEFECVNQTAAVAVDTTLVDNAGVIGQANIGSAGTYTSVTVDNFGRVTSGSSPEIDSSGIQDGSIMDADINAAAAISWSKINAPTIDKTYVGLGNVANVAQIPASDLDNSGTLDSATQVPSELAVKGYVDTTAQAMADAKVINSMAGTETDTAPSVDSVKNYVTAQTGAITSSQWATSGSDIHYSTGKVGININAPTSQLHIKEVDDTWASSFRMDRSWDSTTDYFQMMYDYQGLKIRTMANDADEAHIIFRPLNSEAMRITESGNVGIGIDTPTEKLDVAGKVKATELCIGVDCRAAWPTGNAGTVTAVTGGTGLTGGTITSSGTLAVDVGTTNGKIAQVGAGDKLADSIINYNPAIDVALTGFTTGAASSVLATDSVLQAFQKVQGQLDSHASSLASISAYDTDDISEGSTNLYHTDARAKTAAVVNSTVGSETDQAPSVAAIKSYVDNRATQWTTAGSDIHYPTGNIGIGVTTPYSLLDINGVDKTVSLAAGRDFPAMLRLNSTDPAIGAESNILFTSNYSGSSKVANASIASIQETDGANADYGQASLVFRTSGSLIADLNKERMRINGAGNVGIGVASPGHKLTVNGGANFATDSGTQPFYISRAGATTEAFSLTVGDTASFFDLIEDNGEPDFQDMNFRLIYEGGDTHTYLRTFATGPNAGDVDVYLQSSGGNVAIGNIAPTQKLTIDGGMNVTTGNDICIDGVGCLSGVVAASGEQNTASSAGGTSLYKTKTGTDLVFKGLTASSDLTLTANTDDVNIAVNTSNGANELLRLDGSGRVPASNVMSTPLTGYSVGANSVLAATDTILDAYGKLQAQINANYTAITGLANTDDLAEGATNLYFTNGRAQSAAVVNSTAGAQTVQAPSVSAMKSYVTTQIGGINQSQWTTTGSNIYYNSGNVGIGTTTPQSQLHVSGALNSYIYLEDRSGGADNKIWSFNNNDGYLYLGQRNDDASYKNTHMTITPTGNVGIGTITPSEKLEIYNGNLLMKDITNGGSKSITFVEAGSANTSDFSITYDGTGSGDTNALNITTQYSGGTIMRMMAGGNIGVGTSTPTEKLHVAGNVLAAAYLYTSDERFKENVETIIDPLHKVNSLRGVTFDWKTEEFPERNFPKEKTVGFIAQEVEKVQPELVKTGQDGYKSVQYGNITALLVEAVKSISNKIDKLFNNDEEVKREIASLKEENEQLKADMQEMRKAIKELQKANKK; this is encoded by the coding sequence TTGTACGTAAGTAGAATCTTGATATTTATTTTAGCGTTTAGTTTAAGCTTCTTATCCTTAAACCTACACGCTTCGACAAGTAAGCTCGGTTATTCGGGACGTCTTGTGCAAAGTAATGGAACTCCTATTACAGGAACTCCTAATCTTCAATTTGATCTCTTCTATTCAAATGATCTTTCTACAGTTGTTGCAACTCAAACAATTAATAGTGTTCCACTCTCTAATGGAATTTATACCGTTGAATTAGATTTTGCCGGTATTGCAACAGTCATTAATACTATTCCTGTAGGAGAGACCTTAGTTATTCGTGTGACAGATACGACGAACTCAATCGTTTTTGATTATCAAAATATCTTAGCGAATCCAATTTCAGTTTATGCAAATCACGCAGCTCTTGCAGAGGCCATTGTAAACGATGCAGTGACTCCTGACAGTGTTGATTTCAATGGAGCCTGTGCTCCAGGACAAGTTGTTTCTGTAAATGCATCAAATGAATTTGAATGTGTGAATCAAACGGCGGCGGTTGCTGTTGATACGACTCTAGTTGATAATGCGGGAGTTATTGGTCAAGCAAATATTGGGTCTGCCGGAACTTACACATCGGTAACAGTTGATAACTTCGGACGTGTAACCAGCGGTTCAAGTCCAGAAATTGATTCAAGTGGAATCCAAGATGGGTCAATTATGGATGCGGATATTAACGCAGCAGCAGCTATTAGTTGGTCAAAGATTAATGCGCCAACAATTGATAAAACTTATGTCGGACTTGGAAATGTTGCCAATGTAGCACAAATTCCGGCAAGTGACCTTGATAACTCGGGAACTTTAGATTCAGCAACTCAAGTTCCAAGTGAGCTTGCAGTAAAAGGCTACGTCGATACGACTGCGCAAGCGATGGCCGATGCAAAAGTTATAAATTCGATGGCAGGAACAGAAACAGATACTGCACCTTCTGTTGATTCAGTAAAAAATTATGTAACAGCTCAAACAGGTGCTATTACTTCATCTCAGTGGGCAACAAGTGGTAGCGACATTCATTATTCAACAGGTAAAGTTGGTATCAATATTAACGCTCCAACATCGCAACTTCATATCAAAGAAGTTGATGATACTTGGGCGAGCTCATTTAGAATGGACCGTTCATGGGATAGTACAACTGATTACTTTCAAATGATGTATGACTATCAAGGGCTAAAGATTAGAACAATGGCCAATGATGCTGATGAAGCACATATTATTTTTAGGCCACTAAATTCTGAGGCCATGAGAATAACTGAATCTGGAAATGTTGGTATTGGAATAGATACACCGACAGAAAAACTTGATGTAGCTGGAAAGGTAAAAGCAACTGAGCTATGTATCGGTGTTGACTGTCGCGCGGCATGGCCTACAGGAAACGCAGGAACAGTAACAGCAGTGACTGGTGGTACAGGACTTACTGGTGGTACAATTACTTCTTCGGGAACTCTTGCAGTTGATGTCGGAACAACGAATGGCAAGATTGCTCAAGTAGGTGCTGGTGATAAATTAGCAGATTCAATTATTAACTATAATCCTGCCATTGATGTTGCCTTAACAGGGTTTACAACAGGTGCAGCTTCAAGTGTACTTGCGACAGATAGTGTCCTTCAAGCATTCCAAAAAGTTCAAGGACAACTTGACTCTCACGCATCGTCTCTTGCATCAATCTCAGCTTATGACACTGATGATATTTCAGAGGGCTCAACGAACCTTTATCACACTGATGCCAGAGCAAAAACTGCAGCAGTTGTGAACTCGACAGTAGGCAGTGAGACAGATCAGGCACCTTCAGTTGCTGCTATTAAATCATATGTTGATAATCGCGCAACACAATGGACAACAGCAGGAAGTGATATTCACTATCCGACAGGAAATATTGGAATTGGTGTAACAACACCATATTCGCTTCTTGATATTAACGGTGTAGATAAAACCGTAAGTCTTGCGGCAGGAAGAGATTTTCCTGCGATGCTACGTTTAAATTCGACAGATCCAGCGATCGGCGCTGAAAGTAATATTCTATTTACATCTAACTACTCAGGATCTTCAAAAGTTGCCAATGCATCGATTGCTTCGATTCAGGAAACAGATGGTGCCAATGCAGACTATGGACAAGCCTCCCTTGTTTTTAGAACAAGTGGTTCATTAATTGCAGATCTTAATAAAGAAAGAATGCGAATTAATGGTGCAGGTAATGTTGGGATTGGTGTTGCATCTCCAGGCCACAAGCTTACCGTAAATGGTGGTGCAAACTTTGCAACGGATTCAGGCACTCAACCATTCTATATTTCAAGAGCAGGTGCAACAACTGAAGCATTCTCACTAACTGTTGGAGATACAGCATCTTTCTTTGATCTAATTGAAGATAATGGTGAACCAGACTTTCAAGACATGAACTTCCGCCTAATCTATGAAGGTGGTGATACTCATACATACCTTAGAACATTTGCCACAGGCCCTAATGCTGGTGATGTTGATGTCTATCTTCAGTCTTCTGGTGGAAATGTTGCCATTGGAAATATCGCACCAACACAGAAGCTTACTATTGATGGTGGTATGAATGTCACAACAGGCAATGATATCTGTATTGACGGTGTAGGTTGTTTATCAGGTGTTGTTGCAGCAAGTGGAGAACAAAACACTGCTTCAAGTGCCGGTGGAACTTCTCTCTATAAGACAAAGACTGGAACTGACTTAGTATTCAAAGGCCTAACAGCTTCTAGTGATCTTACTCTAACGGCGAACACTGATGATGTGAATATAGCTGTTAATACTTCAAATGGTGCCAATGAGCTTTTAAGACTCGATGGAAGTGGACGTGTACCAGCATCAAATGTAATGAGCACACCTCTTACAGGATATTCAGTTGGAGCAAATTCTGTACTAGCTGCAACAGATACAATACTGGATGCTTACGGAAAACTACAGGCACAAATCAATGCGAACTACACAGCAATTACGGGTCTTGCAAATACTGATGACCTGGCCGAAGGTGCAACCAATTTATACTTTACGAATGGACGAGCTCAATCAGCAGCAGTTGTAAACTCGACAGCTGGAGCTCAAACGGTACAAGCTCCTTCAGTTAGTGCAATGAAAAGTTATGTAACAACTCAAATTGGTGGTATTAATCAATCTCAATGGACAACAACTGGAAGTAATATCTATTATAACTCTGGTAACGTAGGTATAGGAACGACCACACCACAAAGTCAACTACATGTAAGTGGAGCTCTTAATTCTTATATATACCTAGAAGATCGCTCCGGTGGTGCCGATAATAAGATATGGTCATTCAACAATAATGACGGCTATCTATACCTTGGCCAAAGAAATGATGATGCCTCATATAAAAATACTCATATGACAATTACACCAACTGGAAATGTTGGAATCGGAACTATTACCCCGAGTGAAAAACTAGAAATTTATAATGGTAATCTTTTAATGAAAGATATTACTAATGGAGGATCTAAGTCCATTACTTTTGTAGAGGCCGGTTCTGCTAATACTTCTGACTTTAGCATCACCTATGATGGAACTGGAAGCGGTGATACTAATGCTTTAAATATTACGACACAATACAGTGGTGGAACAATCATGCGAATGATGGCCGGAGGAAATATAGGAGTAGGAACTTCTACTCCAACAGAAAAGCTTCATGTAGCGGGGAATGTTCTCGCAGCAGCTTACCTCTACACTTCAGATGAGAGATTCAAAGAAAACGTGGAAACGATTATTGATCCACTTCACAAGGTAAACTCTCTACGTGGGGTAACTTTTGATTGGAAAACAGAAGAATTTCCAGAGAGAAATTTTCCAAAAGAAAAGACTGTAGGTTTTATCGCCCAGGAAGTTGAAAAAGTTCAACCAGAATTAGTAAAGACAGGACAAGATGGCTATAAATCTGTTCAGTACGGAAATATCACGGCGCTTTTAGTAGAAGCAGTAAAATCAATTTCAAATAAGATTGATAAGCTCTTTAATAATGATGAAGAAGTTAAAAGAGAGATTGCTTCACTTAAAGAAGAAAACGAGCAACTTAAAGCAGATATGCAAGAGATGCGCAAAGCAATTAAAGAGTTACAAAAAGCAAATAAGAAATGA
- a CDS encoding NAD(P)H-binding protein, with product MRILLLGATGLVGGQILKQALENQSVDFVVAPVRREISSHTKLSAPIIDFDHITKAMLKEWNVDAVICALGTTIKVAGSRDAFSKVDFEYPLAFAKCAKEAGVEIFVLNSAMGADESSRIFYNQVKGRIENALKELKFRSLYFIRPGLIGGERAEFRLGEILGKIVLKSLHYVLPKKLRINPASSIASAMLQAAIEGKEGVEIMTSDRLI from the coding sequence ATGAGAATACTTCTTTTAGGTGCAACAGGACTGGTTGGCGGCCAAATATTAAAACAAGCATTAGAGAATCAAAGTGTTGATTTTGTCGTTGCACCCGTACGTCGTGAAATTAGTTCACACACTAAACTAAGTGCACCTATTATCGACTTTGATCATATAACGAAAGCTATGCTTAAAGAATGGAATGTCGATGCCGTTATTTGTGCTCTAGGGACAACCATTAAAGTGGCCGGGAGTAGGGATGCTTTTTCAAAAGTCGATTTTGAATACCCTCTCGCATTTGCAAAATGTGCAAAAGAGGCCGGTGTTGAAATATTTGTTTTAAATTCAGCAATGGGTGCAGATGAGAGTTCAAGGATTTTCTATAATCAAGTTAAAGGTAGAATAGAAAATGCCTTAAAAGAATTAAAGTTCAGATCGCTCTATTTCATAAGGCCAGGACTCATTGGTGGGGAGAGAGCGGAGTTTCGTCTTGGTGAGATTCTTGGGAAAATAGTTTTAAAATCACTACACTATGTCTTACCAAAAAAGTTACGTATTAACCCCGCTTCATCAATTGCAAGTGCCATGCTACAGGCCGCTATTGAGGGGAAGGAAGGGGTCGAAATTATGACATCTGACAGATTAATTTAA
- a CDS encoding peptidase MA yields the protein MQRFALFIAFILSTSFHTLAQHNWANTQSPPQSWSSVENDFVQVIYPTGFKNNAIYMANLMEHYSKYVGLSYGLQKPKQVSLIYRPQMGNPNGFVTLTPRRTEWFDSTNFFAHVSTVEWHENLSIHEYRHIIQQDIFNKKTVKAFDVLMGDSGQSILNFLASKPWFMEGDAIYAETKYTQSGRGRSSRFMARLKAVLLKGETPTYDQFVNGTYNDKLVNWYIYGYVLISHGYKKYGDNFWNIVMDNMTARPYPNGIVGAIENASGVDFYDFYYEAFEELRKKWKKDSFPELKATEFKIKTNQFKNGDDLYYLEYDLNNFYRLIRESNGEKEVLTDIPYSEDLTRLDYSKSHAIQSHFLPHWRYGFKSYSDLSLIDLKDGSKKYITSGHRLYNPHFNKAGDKIIAINFDSKNKWLVQEMDLAGNMLRHIKNEKYKFLEAVAINRNEVIALVTIDTGGKGIVKANFETQQVTTLIPISFNNLYWLQTDFKSNILFEGQHNGAVEVFKFNFETKSLAKCTTSKIAAYTPTMTNGEILFSEQTINGKRISKVTTDNCLSIPISYLTDPDKYYSKDSPSDRLNNFERIDFKDRKEVATKNYEQYKEKDYSGFDWRALTPHSWSFFVGQGYGLSLWADNYLRDFGWNVNLGYEAAENTSYSSLQIDFKRYWPIFSLIADLREREVSRLGTDNDNYGWDENTVGVQAQLPFVSRHNLYNLNITLGYSAEYVQTKDYNSNDIDINGEADLIRQTTTLNIDLYKDFTARSIISPWSFSLLGMYQDADTNDTTGVVGDYRWFGDIALTTPGLFRNNGFKFSITGEKYGEGTSYRFQPTSQEIMGYVFSRGYDYFATNRYIKTSSNYLFPLFYPDYNIASLIYFKRIYMNLFYDNTKVYAISADNGFHISSYGAEIVFNTSIFRSIPVDFGYRFVRTHETEENINEVFLGIGLTF from the coding sequence ATGCAAAGATTTGCACTTTTTATTGCCTTTATATTATCAACATCTTTTCACACATTGGCCCAACATAATTGGGCAAATACTCAAAGTCCTCCGCAAAGCTGGTCATCAGTAGAAAATGATTTTGTTCAGGTTATATATCCTACAGGCTTCAAGAATAATGCGATTTATATGGCAAACCTTATGGAGCACTATTCAAAATACGTTGGACTCTCGTATGGCCTACAAAAGCCAAAACAAGTTAGTTTAATTTATCGGCCTCAGATGGGTAATCCAAATGGTTTCGTTACTCTTACGCCAAGAAGAACAGAGTGGTTCGATTCGACGAACTTCTTTGCTCACGTGAGTACTGTTGAATGGCACGAAAATTTATCAATTCATGAATATCGCCACATAATCCAACAAGATATCTTCAATAAGAAAACGGTTAAAGCTTTTGATGTACTAATGGGTGATTCCGGACAATCGATTCTAAATTTTCTTGCAAGTAAGCCATGGTTTATGGAAGGAGATGCTATATATGCTGAAACAAAATACACACAATCAGGCCGTGGACGCTCTTCTCGTTTTATGGCAAGGCTTAAGGCAGTCCTACTAAAAGGTGAAACTCCAACATACGATCAATTTGTAAATGGTACATATAATGACAAACTCGTTAATTGGTATATTTATGGATATGTACTCATCTCTCATGGTTACAAAAAATATGGTGATAATTTCTGGAACATTGTTATGGACAATATGACAGCAAGGCCATATCCAAATGGTATTGTTGGTGCAATTGAAAATGCTTCTGGTGTCGACTTTTACGACTTCTACTACGAAGCGTTTGAAGAACTTAGAAAGAAGTGGAAAAAAGATAGCTTCCCAGAATTAAAAGCAACAGAATTTAAGATTAAGACGAACCAATTTAAAAATGGTGATGATTTATATTACTTAGAATATGACCTTAATAACTTCTATCGTTTAATTAGAGAATCCAATGGGGAAAAAGAAGTTCTTACAGATATTCCCTACAGTGAAGATTTAACACGACTTGATTATAGTAAGAGTCATGCTATTCAGTCGCACTTCTTACCACATTGGCGCTACGGATTTAAAAGCTATTCTGATTTAAGTCTTATCGATTTAAAAGATGGAAGCAAAAAATATATCACTTCTGGACATCGATTATACAATCCTCATTTTAATAAAGCTGGAGACAAAATCATTGCGATTAATTTTGACTCAAAAAATAAGTGGCTTGTCCAAGAGATGGACCTTGCGGGAAATATGCTACGTCACATTAAAAATGAAAAGTATAAATTTCTTGAAGCAGTGGCCATTAACAGAAATGAAGTTATCGCTCTAGTGACAATCGACACAGGTGGAAAAGGAATTGTAAAAGCAAATTTTGAAACACAACAAGTAACAACTTTAATACCTATCAGTTTTAACAATCTATACTGGCTACAAACAGATTTCAAAAGCAATATTTTATTTGAAGGGCAACACAACGGTGCGGTAGAAGTTTTCAAATTTAATTTTGAAACCAAATCATTAGCGAAGTGTACAACTTCTAAAATCGCGGCCTATACACCGACAATGACAAATGGTGAAATTCTCTTCTCTGAACAAACGATCAATGGGAAAAGAATTAGTAAAGTGACAACAGATAATTGTCTGTCCATTCCTATTTCATACCTTACAGATCCTGATAAATACTACTCTAAGGATAGTCCTAGTGACCGTTTAAATAATTTTGAAAGAATTGATTTTAAAGATCGAAAAGAAGTCGCAACTAAGAATTATGAGCAATACAAAGAAAAAGATTACTCAGGATTTGACTGGAGGGCATTAACGCCTCACTCATGGAGCTTCTTTGTTGGACAAGGTTATGGCCTATCTCTATGGGCAGATAATTATCTAAGAGACTTTGGCTGGAATGTTAACCTTGGGTATGAAGCAGCTGAGAACACATCTTATTCTTCACTACAAATTGACTTTAAGAGATACTGGCCAATTTTTAGCCTTATCGCTGATTTAAGAGAGAGAGAAGTGAGCCGTCTTGGAACAGATAATGATAACTATGGTTGGGATGAAAATACAGTAGGAGTTCAAGCACAGCTTCCATTTGTTTCTCGCCATAACTTATACAATCTGAATATTACATTAGGTTACAGTGCTGAATACGTGCAAACAAAGGACTACAACTCAAATGACATTGATATTAATGGTGAAGCCGATTTAATTCGTCAAACGACAACGTTGAATATCGATCTTTACAAAGACTTTACTGCAAGATCAATTATTTCCCCATGGAGCTTTTCACTACTTGGTATGTATCAAGATGCAGACACTAATGATACAACAGGTGTCGTTGGAGATTATCGATGGTTTGGTGACATCGCATTAACAACGCCAGGTCTATTTAGAAACAATGGATTTAAATTCTCTATTACAGGAGAAAAGTACGGAGAAGGAACAAGTTATCGCTTCCAGCCGACATCACAAGAGATTATGGGATATGTATTTTCTCGTGGGTATGATTATTTTGCTACCAATAGATATATTAAAACAAGTTCAAATTACCTATTCCCTCTCTTCTATCCAGATTACAATATTGCATCTCTAATTTACTTTAAGCGTATCTATATGAATCTCTTTTATGACAATACGAAAGTCTATGCAATTTCAGCTGACAATGGATTTCATATAAGTAGTTATGGGGCAGAGATTGTCTTTAATACATCTATCTTCAGGTCAATCCCTGTAGATTTTGGTTATCGTTTTGTCAGAACACATGAAACTGAAGAAAATATAAATGAAGTTTTCTTGGGAATTGGACTTACATTCTAA
- a CDS encoding transglycosylase SLT domain protein: MKSLILFLILFFNFNSYSNDLESREADFLKELNNVINSFTNPPDGDCHNCQVEDNTISQGDPLPTEHRRDGKYFNKDCQMFINEDGNEGVWGQMITNYIDNEAGAADVFLHNEIKGMTARPYTCPNWYNLNNEQRKRFWVWMFASIAQVESSCDPTKVNTGRVPDPTDRPTGLFQLNRKKDARYWRGKNCQFANGYKSTIEPINQVRCSMDIMYNILLGKKGMYKANGKIFPTNSYWEKLRPNHSQTGGPIGELARMYPPCNATP, from the coding sequence ATGAAGTCTCTTATTCTTTTTTTGATTCTATTTTTTAATTTTAACTCTTATAGTAACGATCTCGAATCAAGAGAGGCAGATTTCTTGAAAGAACTCAATAATGTAATCAATAGTTTCACGAATCCTCCCGATGGAGATTGCCATAATTGCCAGGTCGAAGATAATACAATATCTCAAGGAGACCCTCTCCCTACTGAGCACCGTAGAGATGGTAAGTACTTTAACAAAGACTGCCAGATGTTCATTAATGAAGATGGTAATGAAGGTGTTTGGGGACAAATGATTACAAATTATATCGATAACGAAGCAGGTGCTGCTGATGTATTTCTACATAATGAAATCAAGGGAATGACAGCAAGACCATATACGTGTCCAAATTGGTATAATCTTAATAATGAACAAAGAAAGAGGTTTTGGGTTTGGATGTTTGCTTCCATCGCTCAAGTTGAATCTTCATGTGACCCAACAAAAGTAAATACCGGTCGTGTACCAGACCCTACAGATCGCCCTACTGGCCTCTTTCAGTTAAATCGCAAAAAAGATGCACGTTATTGGCGAGGTAAAAATTGTCAATTTGCTAATGGGTATAAGTCGACAATTGAACCAATTAACCAAGTTCGCTGCAGTATGGATATCATGTACAATATCCTCCTTGGTAAAAAAGGTATGTATAAAGCGAATGGTAAAATATTTCCAACGAACTCTTATTGGGAAAAATTAAGACCTAATCATAGCCAGACAGGTGGGCCAATTGGAGAACTTGCACGTATGTATCCACCATGTAATGCAACCCCTTAA